The following are encoded in a window of Maridesulfovibrio ferrireducens genomic DNA:
- a CDS encoding TRAP transporter small permease, which yields MKLKYLDKIEEIFSSSCLAVMALIIAVQVFQRYVLQSSLDWSEELARYLFIWSVYVGCSYATQADRHLEVTILRNMFGPAVAKYITIVAYIFTILFCGCIAVWGMQMVLFLAETGQKTPALEIQMYWIFLSVPVGLGLMAIRTVQRVISILKGEVDFAAMSCK from the coding sequence ATGAAATTAAAATATCTTGATAAAATAGAAGAAATTTTTTCTTCGAGCTGTCTGGCTGTAATGGCCTTGATTATCGCAGTTCAGGTCTTTCAACGTTATGTCCTCCAGAGTTCTCTGGATTGGTCCGAAGAACTTGCCCGCTATCTTTTCATTTGGTCTGTGTATGTCGGGTGCAGTTATGCCACACAAGCTGACAGACATCTCGAAGTTACTATTCTTCGTAACATGTTCGGTCCGGCCGTAGCTAAATACATAACAATCGTCGCTTATATTTTCACAATTCTTTTCTGTGGATGTATAGCTGTCTGGGGGATGCAGATGGTTCTGTTCCTTGCTGAAACCGGACAGAAAACGCCTGCTCTCGAAATTCAAATGTACTGGATTTTCCTCAGCGTACCGGTTGGACTGGGCCTCATGGCTATAAGAACAGTTCAGCGTGTAATTTCAATTTTAAAAGGCGAAGTAGATTTCGCTGCCATGTCCTGCAAATAG
- a CDS encoding TRAP transporter substrate-binding protein: protein MSRIQTLILALVMVVAMGVSSAIAGPTVIKLAHPNVPQHPMGQGFEKFKELVEKRTNGEFRVDIYDSSKFGNFDSVVQGLQFNMLQMGSAATPNLAPFSDEFLIFDLPFLFPDYAAADKITDGPVGMNAAKALEKSGIIGLGYIEIGFRNIWNNKRTVKTLEDAKGLKIRSTPSKAHIATLKALGMNPTPISWGEVYTALQQKTVDGIDIDLNLAWHNNFPEVNNNLTIVNSLYSPHLVMMSKRFMDSLSPENKKIILDSFEESKLYERKLIRDGEKEIIGKLAAKGVTVYTLTPEERARWAKATAGVYAQFQDRIGKDLINKAKATIAGE, encoded by the coding sequence ATGTCCAGAATCCAAACATTGATTTTAGCGCTTGTCATGGTTGTCGCCATGGGTGTTTCTTCTGCAATCGCAGGACCAACTGTAATCAAATTAGCTCATCCCAACGTTCCCCAGCATCCAATGGGACAGGGCTTTGAAAAATTTAAAGAACTTGTTGAAAAACGTACCAACGGTGAATTCCGTGTAGATATTTATGACAGTTCTAAATTTGGTAACTTTGACAGCGTTGTTCAGGGCTTACAGTTCAATATGTTGCAGATGGGTTCTGCAGCAACTCCTAATCTCGCTCCATTTTCAGATGAATTCCTGATTTTTGACCTTCCATTCCTGTTCCCTGATTATGCTGCAGCAGACAAAATTACTGACGGACCTGTCGGTATGAACGCAGCAAAAGCCCTTGAAAAGAGCGGTATTATCGGTCTTGGATATATCGAAATCGGTTTCCGTAACATTTGGAACAACAAACGTACCGTAAAGACTCTTGAAGATGCAAAAGGCTTGAAAATTCGTTCCACTCCTTCCAAAGCTCATATCGCAACTCTTAAAGCTCTGGGCATGAATCCTACACCTATTTCATGGGGTGAAGTTTACACAGCTTTGCAGCAGAAGACAGTTGATGGTATCGACATTGACCTCAATCTCGCATGGCACAACAACTTCCCTGAAGTTAACAACAACCTCACAATTGTTAACAGCCTCTACAGTCCTCACCTTGTTATGATGTCCAAACGTTTCATGGACAGCCTTTCTCCTGAAAACAAGAAAATCATTCTTGATTCATTTGAAGAAAGTAAATTGTATGAGCGTAAACTTATCCGTGACGGAGAAAAGGAAATCATAGGCAAACTCGCCGCTAAAGGTGTAACTGTTTATACTCTGACTCCTGAAGAACGTGCACGCTGGGCAAAAGCAACTGCCGGTGTATACGCACAGTTTCAAGATCGTATCGGCAAGGACTTGATTAATAAAGCCAAAGCAACCATCGCTGGCGAATAA
- a CDS encoding GntR family transcriptional regulator, giving the protein MNNNYSNISSVARDPFSSEEDMIGIKKLTYSEQVAEYIKRLILEGELSPGDQVKEVVLSKTLGISRAPIREAMQMLSREGLICFEPQKGKYVAALTAKQIEDSYFTGGVLEAAAVTQAISLYSDEDLSNLKEVVEGMRQIAETGENEKSLAELDNAFHNILFSRINNELLIELCRRSCQGISKFLLYRYWVNLFTPQEVYERHNLIFEALESKKSSRLEKAIRKHYIDSGKRMARHGVDRQE; this is encoded by the coding sequence ATGAACAATAATTATTCAAATATTTCATCCGTTGCCCGTGATCCTTTCAGTTCAGAGGAAGATATGATCGGTATAAAAAAATTGACCTATAGTGAACAGGTTGCTGAGTATATCAAGCGTCTGATCCTTGAAGGTGAACTTTCGCCCGGAGATCAGGTCAAAGAAGTAGTTCTTTCCAAAACTCTGGGTATCAGCCGCGCTCCGATTCGTGAAGCAATGCAAATGCTTTCTCGAGAAGGGCTTATTTGTTTTGAGCCGCAAAAAGGTAAATATGTTGCAGCGCTGACAGCAAAACAGATAGAAGACAGCTATTTTACCGGTGGCGTTCTTGAAGCAGCCGCTGTAACTCAGGCTATATCTCTGTATTCTGATGAAGACCTAAGTAACCTTAAAGAGGTTGTAGAAGGGATGCGGCAGATTGCAGAGACTGGTGAGAACGAAAAATCTTTAGCTGAACTCGATAACGCTTTTCACAATATTTTATTTTCGCGTATCAATAATGAACTGCTGATCGAGTTGTGCAGACGTTCATGTCAGGGAATCTCAAAATTTCTTCTATATCGCTACTGGGTAAATCTGTTTACACCTCAAGAAGTGTATGAGCGGCATAATTTAATATTCGAGGCGCTTGAGTCTAAAAAATCTTCCAGACTTGAGAAGGCAATAAGAAAGCATTATATTGATTCAGGTAAAAGAATGGCTCGGCATGGAGTTGATCGGCAGGAATAG
- a CDS encoding sigma-54 interaction domain-containing protein produces the protein MNIDTETFHNLNRETLLHPSITCLWDHFSMGMVIVNGKGIVNYMNPLQKRIDGFEHISVIGEPINRLYLANEENIIPTLQCLRSGKPLLKKTYWYKTRKNELFESYNDFFPLFRDGKVDGVISFTMNTSTNQIFTDAPPQKTKRGKKHGGSKQALFTFDKIIGQDRRFLDAIAHAKAATNNDSAVMIWGESGAGKELFAQSIHSASTRREGPFIPINCAAIPEALLEGMLFGTTKGAFTDALDKTGLFEEANGGTILLDELNSMPMGLQAKLLRVIQEKRIRRVGCLNEKEVDVKIISSLNEHPLKAIERGSLRRDLYYRLAVVGVSIPPLRNRQDDISILINSFLKDSYNGLDQQPVIFSDDILDLFQKHDWPGNVRELKHVIEGTLALLDDDRIITKRKLPAHFLDSYDRTELTSGTQTMFPSTNSLVADEEIMDFNDIGSRQSIPLKACIKEYEERCIRKVLRLTGGNVAKASRILEMSPSSLHYRIKMLGIL, from the coding sequence ATGAATATCGATACCGAAACATTCCATAATCTGAACAGGGAAACCCTGCTCCATCCGTCCATCACCTGCCTGTGGGATCACTTCAGCATGGGTATGGTCATCGTGAACGGCAAAGGCATCGTCAACTACATGAATCCATTACAGAAAAGGATTGATGGATTTGAACACATCTCAGTCATCGGCGAACCAATCAATAGACTGTACCTTGCTAATGAGGAAAACATCATCCCCACACTTCAGTGTTTGCGATCAGGCAAACCGCTTCTGAAAAAGACCTATTGGTACAAGACTCGAAAAAACGAATTATTTGAATCTTACAACGACTTCTTCCCTCTCTTCAGGGACGGCAAAGTGGACGGTGTGATCTCTTTCACAATGAACACCAGCACAAACCAGATATTCACCGATGCACCGCCCCAAAAAACGAAAAGAGGTAAAAAACACGGCGGCAGTAAACAGGCCCTCTTCACCTTCGACAAAATCATAGGGCAGGATCGCCGCTTTCTCGACGCCATCGCCCACGCCAAGGCCGCCACAAATAATGACTCTGCCGTGATGATCTGGGGCGAAAGCGGCGCTGGAAAGGAACTCTTTGCTCAATCAATCCATTCCGCCAGCACAAGACGCGAAGGCCCTTTTATCCCAATCAACTGTGCGGCCATTCCCGAAGCTCTCCTTGAAGGAATGCTCTTCGGTACAACCAAGGGAGCCTTCACAGATGCCCTTGACAAAACAGGGCTGTTTGAAGAAGCAAACGGCGGCACCATCCTCCTCGACGAACTGAATTCCATGCCCATGGGATTACAAGCCAAGCTGCTTCGTGTCATTCAGGAGAAACGCATCCGTCGAGTAGGTTGCCTCAACGAAAAAGAGGTGGACGTTAAAATCATCAGCAGCCTTAATGAACACCCACTCAAGGCCATTGAACGAGGATCTCTACGCCGTGACCTCTATTACCGACTTGCTGTGGTTGGCGTATCAATCCCTCCGTTACGGAATCGACAGGATGACATTTCCATACTCATCAATTCATTCCTTAAAGACTCATACAATGGCCTCGATCAACAACCCGTCATCTTTTCTGACGATATCCTTGACCTTTTCCAGAAACATGACTGGCCTGGCAATGTCCGAGAACTCAAACACGTCATCGAAGGCACTCTAGCGCTTCTGGACGATGACCGTATCATCACCAAACGGAAGCTTCCTGCGCATTTCCTTGATTCCTATGACAGAACCGAACTCACCAGCGGGACTCAGACCATGTTCCCCAGCACGAATTCGCTTGTGGCCGACGAGGAAATCATGGATTTCAATGATATCGGGTCACGACAAAGCATCCCGCTCAAAGCTTGCATCAAGGAATATGAAGAACGATGTATTCGCAAGGTGCTTCGCCTCACTGGTGGCAATGTAGCCAAGGCCTCACGAATTCTTGAAATGTCTCCATCGAGCCTGCATTACCGAATCAAGATGCTCGGCATCCTGTAA
- a CDS encoding pyruvate formate lyase family protein: protein MLKEDTAATTSYAVNWDTADERVQECKEFLLNAPQVMDPERLQFLHEVYAENPGESTLLIRARLLERVLAKKTIFLDGNPLVGTLTGVRAGVYAYPEWNVSWIKDEMRLAKMSSLGEMKIADETQDLLKQTYTEWRGRTCIDMNNRMYKDIYGDNPTKYGKSGLWYDHVSITSGSGMVDYPKVLKQGIRALVDDVRDRLRTMPTTVGNKEKVDFYRSVIISLEAVVKYANRYADLCEATAAEESDSKVKAELLEIAEVCRRVPEYPARNFREAIQSFWMVHICLEIEQMACANTPGRYGQYMYPYYRKDIDEGRITKEQVMQLLKFQWIRHLELAEYQGNAYAMALSGHTGQTITLGGLTADGEDACTELEEVILEVQTQMRNPQPTLTLLYHPKIKDSYMKKVVECIKVGGGQPQILNNNIVIQRMLARFAPYEGGITLQDARNCGNIGCVTTGIAGKGSYLYQENHPSLPKLIELILNNGQDPITKYQIGAETGCPSKWETFEDVYDAYKEQLKHLFKISMRHSDLGNMARLQVVPSIFRSAMYDGCIEKGICEEAGGVTYPQSLCITTGGVDAANSLLVIKHLVFDTKKISMHQLIEALETNFVGHEDIQKMCFEAPKHGNDEPETQKFVQQFYRDVDNIHRASGVDFLGREPLIDAYSLSYHNYFGALMGALPTGRKAGKALTDGSVSAMPGTDKEGITALIKSGAEAIDTASYSSNHFNVKFLPSALEGPNGYRTLVSLIKTYCDYGGSHVQFNCVSSETLQEAQDAPQEYRDLTVRVAGFTAYFTRLDKGVQEEIIKRTEYVN from the coding sequence ATGTTAAAAGAAGATACCGCCGCTACCACTAGTTACGCTGTTAACTGGGACACCGCTGATGAGCGTGTTCAGGAGTGCAAGGAATTCTTGCTCAACGCTCCTCAGGTGATGGACCCCGAACGCTTGCAGTTCCTGCACGAAGTTTATGCTGAGAATCCCGGTGAAAGCACCCTGCTTATTCGTGCACGTTTGTTGGAGCGGGTTCTTGCCAAGAAGACTATTTTTCTTGATGGCAATCCTCTTGTTGGCACTCTGACAGGTGTCCGGGCTGGCGTGTATGCCTACCCCGAGTGGAACGTCTCTTGGATTAAAGATGAGATGCGTCTCGCCAAAATGAGTTCTCTCGGTGAAATGAAGATCGCTGACGAGACTCAAGACCTGTTGAAGCAGACCTACACTGAATGGCGTGGTCGTACTTGCATCGACATGAATAATCGCATGTACAAGGACATCTACGGCGATAATCCTACCAAGTATGGTAAGTCCGGCCTTTGGTACGATCATGTGTCCATAACTTCCGGCTCTGGTATGGTCGATTACCCCAAGGTTCTCAAGCAGGGTATCCGCGCGCTTGTTGATGACGTCAGGGATCGTTTGCGTACTATGCCCACCACTGTGGGTAATAAAGAGAAGGTCGATTTCTATCGTTCTGTGATTATCTCTCTCGAGGCTGTTGTTAAATACGCCAACCGTTACGCGGACTTGTGTGAAGCTACCGCCGCCGAAGAGTCTGATTCAAAAGTTAAAGCGGAATTGTTGGAAATCGCCGAAGTTTGTCGCCGTGTACCCGAGTACCCCGCTCGTAACTTCCGCGAAGCAATTCAGTCCTTTTGGATGGTCCATATTTGTCTCGAAATTGAACAGATGGCTTGCGCCAACACTCCTGGCCGCTACGGTCAGTATATGTATCCTTACTACCGCAAAGATATTGATGAAGGCCGTATTACCAAAGAACAGGTCATGCAGCTTCTCAAGTTCCAGTGGATTCGTCACCTTGAGCTGGCCGAATACCAGGGCAATGCCTATGCCATGGCCTTGTCCGGTCACACTGGCCAGACCATTACCCTTGGCGGTTTGACTGCTGATGGTGAGGACGCCTGCACCGAGTTGGAAGAGGTTATCCTCGAAGTCCAGACTCAGATGAGGAACCCGCAGCCAACTCTGACTTTGCTTTATCACCCGAAGATCAAAGATTCTTACATGAAGAAGGTTGTAGAATGCATCAAAGTCGGTGGTGGTCAGCCTCAGATTTTGAATAATAACATAGTGATTCAGCGCATGCTGGCTCGTTTCGCTCCTTACGAGGGCGGTATAACTCTGCAAGATGCTCGCAACTGCGGCAATATCGGTTGTGTGACAACAGGTATCGCGGGTAAGGGAAGTTATCTTTATCAGGAGAATCATCCGTCTTTGCCCAAGCTCATTGAGTTGATTCTGAATAATGGTCAGGACCCAATCACCAAGTATCAGATTGGTGCTGAGACAGGGTGTCCGTCCAAGTGGGAAACCTTTGAGGATGTCTATGACGCATACAAGGAGCAGTTGAAGCACTTGTTCAAGATTTCCATGCGTCACTCCGACCTTGGCAACATGGCCCGTCTTCAGGTCGTACCCTCCATTTTCCGTTCTGCCATGTATGACGGTTGTATCGAGAAGGGTATTTGTGAAGAAGCTGGCGGCGTAACTTATCCGCAGTCTTTGTGCATCACCACAGGCGGAGTGGATGCGGCTAACTCTCTGCTTGTCATCAAACATCTGGTTTTCGACACCAAGAAAATCTCCATGCACCAACTTATTGAGGCTTTGGAAACTAACTTTGTCGGTCATGAAGATATTCAGAAGATGTGCTTCGAAGCGCCTAAGCACGGCAACGATGAGCCGGAAACACAAAAGTTCGTTCAGCAGTTCTACCGCGACGTGGATAATATCCATCGCGCGTCCGGTGTGGACTTTCTTGGCCGTGAGCCGTTGATCGACGCTTATTCCCTTTCTTATCACAACTATTTTGGCGCGCTCATGGGTGCACTTCCCACTGGTCGTAAGGCGGGCAAGGCTCTGACCGATGGCTCGGTTTCCGCAATGCCTGGTACGGACAAAGAGGGCATTACCGCGCTCATTAAGTCCGGTGCTGAGGCCATTGATACCGCATCGTACAGCTCCAACCATTTTAACGTGAAATTCCTGCCCTCTGCATTGGAAGGCCCCAACGGATATCGTACACTGGTTTCCCTTATTAAAACCTACTGCGATTACGGTGGATCTCATGTCCAGTTCAACTGCGTCAGCTCCGAAACCTTGCAGGAGGCTCAGGACGCACCGCAGGAATATCGTGATTTAACTGTGCGAGTTGCCGGTTTTACCGCCTACTTTACCCGCTTGGATAAGGGCGTGCAGGAAGAAATTATCAAGCGTACCGAGTACGTCAACTAA
- a CDS encoding BCCT family transporter — protein MKARLLALMGETDYSIFVTVMALMLCILTAISMNPAAVSSALSFFQNVITVNFTWFIMLLVGVNFFFAMWIALSRYGKIILGNEGDKPEFSYLSWISMLFSAGVGIGFVCFGVAEPMWHLYTSTHTANMGATGAAAGVPMAIQITVSNWGASCWALFAVGGMAIALPSYRKNLPMCVGTGLFGILGKKCTTSPIAKAADTLGIIGAICGNSAALGMGVMSISTAMLRIFGVEIGTFGQFSIMATIIVAFIISSVSGLQRGVRILSIGNLVIAAGLLIFVLVAGPTTYLLNMVTEVTGMYVSQFMNMNFFTDAGHLQQGGWIRWWPVFYWLWWISYIPFVGGFIARISKGRSLREFVVGVTLATTVVSLLWFTIMGGAGAWAELSHNLPIWTTMQAQGSEPAIYMLLESYPMGNIAAVFALISLLVFTITTSDSASFFISMQVSKGNRNPTAASRILWGLVLGMLGVAVMAVGGEEAMNALKSLAVAGSAPFCIIQVMLIISLYRMLKMIDRGEM, from the coding sequence ATGAAAGCCCGTCTATTAGCTCTCATGGGAGAGACCGATTATTCGATTTTTGTTACTGTCATGGCCTTGATGCTGTGTATTCTTACCGCCATTAGTATGAACCCCGCTGCGGTGAGCAGTGCGCTGTCGTTTTTTCAGAATGTGATTACCGTGAACTTTACGTGGTTCATCATGTTGCTGGTTGGAGTGAATTTTTTCTTTGCCATGTGGATTGCCCTTAGCAGGTATGGTAAAATCATTCTCGGTAATGAAGGCGACAAGCCAGAATTCAGCTACCTCAGCTGGATATCTATGTTGTTCAGTGCTGGTGTTGGTATTGGTTTTGTCTGCTTCGGCGTGGCAGAACCCATGTGGCATCTGTATACCTCCACCCATACTGCAAACATGGGAGCTACCGGCGCAGCTGCGGGCGTGCCCATGGCCATCCAGATTACAGTGTCCAACTGGGGCGCGTCTTGCTGGGCGTTGTTCGCAGTCGGTGGAATGGCCATTGCTTTGCCTTCGTATCGTAAGAATCTGCCCATGTGCGTAGGTACCGGACTGTTCGGTATTCTGGGCAAAAAGTGCACGACTAGTCCCATTGCCAAAGCTGCTGATACTTTAGGTATCATCGGTGCAATCTGTGGTAACTCGGCAGCTCTTGGTATGGGTGTAATGTCCATCTCCACGGCAATGCTGCGTATTTTTGGGGTAGAGATTGGTACATTTGGCCAGTTCAGTATTATGGCCACTATTATCGTTGCTTTTATCATTTCGAGCGTCAGTGGCTTGCAGCGTGGCGTTAGAATCCTATCCATCGGTAATCTTGTCATTGCTGCCGGACTGCTTATTTTTGTTCTCGTCGCTGGTCCGACAACTTATCTTCTGAATATGGTGACTGAGGTTACAGGCATGTACGTCAGTCAATTCATGAATATGAACTTCTTCACCGACGCCGGTCATCTGCAGCAGGGTGGTTGGATCAGGTGGTGGCCAGTTTTCTATTGGCTCTGGTGGATTTCCTACATCCCGTTCGTTGGCGGTTTTATCGCTCGTATTTCCAAAGGGCGGTCCCTTCGTGAATTTGTCGTGGGCGTCACCTTGGCAACCACAGTCGTTTCCCTTCTTTGGTTCACTATAATGGGTGGGGCCGGTGCTTGGGCTGAATTGTCCCACAATCTGCCTATTTGGACCACCATGCAGGCGCAAGGCAGTGAACCTGCTATTTACATGCTGTTGGAATCTTATCCCATGGGTAATATTGCGGCCGTCTTTGCTTTGATCAGTCTCTTGGTGTTCACCATCACAACCTCCGACTCCGCTTCCTTCTTCATCTCCATGCAGGTGTCCAAAGGAAACCGGAACCCCACGGCTGCCTCGCGTATCCTTTGGGGATTGGTTCTGGGGATGCTTGGTGTGGCCGTTATGGCTGTTGGCGGCGAAGAAGCTATGAATGCGCTGAAATCATTGGCTGTTGCCGGTTCTGCTCCGTTCTGTATCATCCAGGTCATGCTGATCATCTCGCTCTATAGGATGCTGAAGATGATCGACAGGGGTGAAATGTAA
- a CDS encoding TRAP transporter large permease produces the protein METAIILTFVALAAFLLLSVPIGIAIGMSVIVGVWAGDMLPYEFIIQKMVTSLDVFPLMAVPFFIMAGEIMQKGSMAQRLLTVSKKLVGHMTGGMAHISVLTSMFYGALSGSAPATVAAVGGIMVPSMIKEGYSRSFSTAVNTAAGCLGVMIPPSVPLIIYGTTAGVSVGDLFIAGVVPGVFVGVCLMICSYVISKKHGYTGTGDRAGFKEIMVASKEALVALMVPLIVLGGIYGGLTTPTEAGVIAVLYAFIAEGIFLRTLSWRKVAEIFKGTALTTSSIFLVVATATALGQILLFYNVPEMLVEILVGISDNKYVLIPIILVFLLIMGTFMDALANILILTPLLLPVVKVLGMNPIHFGIIMIVCSSMGFLTPPVGVNLFVGCSIGNISIEKLSAAVMPFLFTMVLALLAIVFIPQLSLWLPGL, from the coding sequence ATGGAGACTGCAATAATCCTGACTTTCGTGGCCTTGGCTGCGTTTCTACTCCTCAGTGTTCCTATCGGCATAGCTATTGGAATGAGTGTTATAGTAGGTGTATGGGCGGGCGATATGCTGCCTTACGAATTTATTATCCAGAAGATGGTGACATCTCTTGATGTATTCCCTTTAATGGCTGTCCCGTTCTTTATTATGGCCGGGGAGATCATGCAAAAGGGGAGTATGGCGCAACGGTTGCTTACAGTTTCTAAGAAACTCGTAGGGCATATGACCGGCGGCATGGCTCATATTTCTGTGTTGACAAGTATGTTTTACGGAGCATTATCCGGATCTGCTCCTGCAACAGTTGCGGCAGTTGGTGGGATCATGGTCCCTTCAATGATTAAAGAAGGATACAGTAGATCCTTTTCTACAGCCGTAAACACCGCAGCGGGTTGTCTCGGGGTAATGATTCCTCCAAGTGTTCCACTTATTATTTATGGAACTACTGCGGGAGTCTCCGTTGGTGATTTGTTTATTGCCGGAGTTGTTCCGGGGGTTTTCGTCGGAGTTTGCTTGATGATATGCAGTTATGTCATTTCAAAGAAGCACGGCTACACGGGAACTGGCGACCGGGCCGGTTTTAAAGAAATCATGGTTGCTTCAAAAGAAGCTCTTGTTGCTCTGATGGTTCCTCTTATTGTTCTCGGTGGGATTTACGGTGGATTAACCACCCCCACAGAGGCCGGAGTTATTGCTGTCCTTTATGCTTTCATTGCTGAAGGCATATTCCTGAGAACTCTTTCATGGCGTAAAGTTGCTGAAATCTTCAAAGGAACTGCTCTGACTACATCCTCTATCTTTCTTGTTGTCGCGACAGCTACCGCTCTTGGACAGATTCTGCTTTTCTATAATGTTCCAGAGATGCTGGTAGAAATTCTTGTAGGTATTTCTGATAATAAGTATGTATTGATTCCGATCATCCTTGTTTTCCTGCTCATTATGGGAACATTTATGGATGCTCTTGCAAATATTCTGATCCTTACACCTCTTCTTTTACCGGTGGTTAAGGTTCTGGGTATGAACCCGATTCATTTCGGTATTATTATGATCGTATGTTCATCCATGGGATTTTTGACTCCCCCTGTAGGTGTAAACCTGTTTGTCGGATGCAGTATCGGTAATATCAGTATTGAAAAGCTCAGTGCGGCAGTTATGCCTTTCCTTTTCACAATGGTTCTGGCACTGCTTGCAATCGTATTCATTCCTCAGTTATCCCTGTGGCTTCCCGGACTTTAG
- the murI gene encoding glutamate racemase yields the protein MNFCSAQKRFGAEVYENLRSVPNRPTIGLFDSGVGGLSVLKELVNQLPEFNYIYLGDTARLPYGNRSPETIIDFSMQAARFLISQEAESVVIACNTASSVALHTVKDSFPGVSVTGMVVAGARAAVSKSRGGSIAVIGTTCTVTAKAYERAVAALDATIEVKSAACPFLVLLAEEGWTDDEIAYMSVKRYISPLLESFGGIMPDSLILGCTHFTQFKELIQKIVGPQTVLIDPAESLAVELKGLFKIPDPHAPDDKGTISFYATDALSRFARVGGKFLGTDISAESVGRVNLDNQ from the coding sequence ATGAATTTTTGTTCGGCTCAAAAACGGTTCGGAGCTGAAGTTTATGAAAATCTTCGCTCAGTACCGAACAGGCCGACAATAGGTCTGTTTGATTCAGGAGTCGGCGGGTTGTCGGTTCTTAAAGAACTTGTTAACCAACTACCTGAATTTAATTATATTTATCTAGGCGATACAGCTAGACTTCCATACGGTAACAGAAGTCCTGAAACTATTATCGATTTTTCAATGCAGGCTGCTCGTTTTCTGATTTCTCAAGAGGCTGAATCCGTAGTGATTGCATGCAACACCGCCTCGTCTGTAGCTCTCCACACTGTGAAAGATTCTTTTCCCGGAGTCTCCGTTACAGGGATGGTTGTTGCGGGTGCCCGGGCGGCAGTTTCTAAATCCCGGGGCGGTAGCATTGCGGTGATCGGGACTACTTGTACTGTTACCGCGAAAGCATATGAGAGAGCTGTTGCAGCTTTAGACGCGACTATAGAAGTTAAATCAGCCGCTTGTCCTTTTCTGGTTTTACTTGCAGAGGAAGGATGGACTGATGATGAAATCGCTTATATGTCGGTAAAAAGATATATTTCTCCACTGCTTGAAAGCTTTGGCGGAATTATGCCGGATAGTCTTATTTTGGGTTGTACTCATTTTACTCAATTTAAAGAGTTGATTCAAAAGATAGTAGGACCGCAGACAGTTCTTATCGATCCTGCTGAAAGTCTTGCTGTTGAGTTGAAAGGGCTGTTTAAGATACCTGATCCACATGCTCCTGATGATAAAGGAACCATTTCTTTTTATGCAACGGATGCCCTGAGCCGCTTTGCCCGTGTTGGGGGAAAGTTTCTCGGAACTGATATTTCGGCCGAATCTGTCGGCAGAGTTAATCTCGACAACCAATGA